A section of the Rossellomorea marisflavi genome encodes:
- a CDS encoding GNAT family N-acetyltransferase, with protein sequence MHKTISFRKAGLDDIGLVHTWMNEDHVHPFWHLNVPLPEFRTHFEKALSDGHQALYLGMIDGIPMSYWEAYWVEGDVLQGTYPNHPYDQGVHLLIGDKRFLGKGLALPLLKEMVRFLFEESKTVKVMAEPDIRNEKMIHVFKTCGFIPLKPVQLPDKTGLLMSCDRKEFERRWS encoded by the coding sequence TTGCACAAAACAATTTCGTTCAGAAAAGCAGGACTTGATGATATTGGTTTGGTTCATACGTGGATGAATGAAGATCACGTCCATCCTTTCTGGCATCTGAACGTCCCTTTACCTGAGTTTCGGACGCATTTTGAGAAGGCTCTGTCCGATGGGCACCAGGCTCTATATCTTGGTATGATCGACGGGATCCCCATGAGCTACTGGGAGGCCTATTGGGTCGAAGGTGACGTATTGCAAGGAACGTATCCGAACCACCCTTATGACCAAGGGGTCCACCTCTTGATAGGGGACAAGCGTTTTTTAGGGAAAGGACTTGCACTTCCCTTGCTAAAGGAGATGGTCCGCTTCCTTTTTGAAGAATCAAAGACGGTAAAAGTGATGGCAGAACCGGATATCCGGAATGAGAAGATGATCCACGTGTTCAAAACATGTGGTTTCATCCCTCTTAAGCCGGTGCAACTACCTGATAAAACCGGACTGCTCATGTCATGTGATCGCAAAGAGTTTGAAAGGAGATGGTCTTGA
- a CDS encoding lysine N(6)-hydroxylase/L-ornithine N(5)-oxygenase family protein, which produces MRGILDVVGIGIGPFNLGLAALLDGKEEVEAVFLERKGSFDWHPGMLIDGTTLQVPFLADLVSMVDVTNRHSFLNYLQEHGRLYHYYFLEKFHIPRKEYNHYCRWVAERLPSCRFSMEVEVVIPVDLPDGEKGYKVSAWDHGSGQEKHFMTRHVVMGIGSVPSIPDPCKEMLNDRIFHSSEYIFSKSCLKGKRSVTVIGSGQSAAEVFLDATRLQEEEGFSLNWFTRSDGFFPMEYSKLGLEYFSPDYTNFFYHLPQERKDELLKGQGLLYKGISAGTIADIYDLLYERSIGGVRPPIHLQAMTEITGIGQAGSRYVLEGFHHVKKEAFFIESDVIILGTGYKQAEPSFLSAMDQSIWRDSHGRFGITEDYRLRSASGEATDIFVQNGELHTHGVGAPDLGLGAHRNAIIINQIVGREVYPIRQKNVFQSFGIGDPSGQEDGSQETINSFERKDQKWTII; this is translated from the coding sequence ATGAGGGGGATTTTGGATGTAGTCGGAATCGGAATTGGTCCATTCAATCTCGGACTTGCGGCCCTTTTGGATGGAAAAGAAGAGGTGGAAGCTGTTTTTCTTGAACGAAAGGGGTCATTTGATTGGCATCCGGGAATGTTGATTGACGGGACGACCCTCCAGGTTCCTTTTCTTGCTGACCTTGTCAGTATGGTCGATGTAACCAACCGGCACAGTTTCCTTAACTACCTACAAGAACATGGGCGTCTCTATCATTATTACTTTCTTGAGAAGTTCCATATCCCCCGTAAAGAATATAATCACTATTGCCGCTGGGTAGCAGAACGATTACCTTCCTGTCGATTCTCCATGGAAGTGGAAGTGGTCATACCGGTTGATCTACCTGACGGGGAGAAGGGGTACAAAGTGTCTGCGTGGGACCACGGGTCCGGACAAGAAAAACATTTTATGACTCGCCATGTGGTCATGGGGATCGGATCCGTTCCGTCTATACCAGATCCTTGCAAGGAAATGCTTAATGATCGGATCTTCCACTCATCTGAATATATTTTTTCTAAATCCTGCCTGAAAGGGAAACGTTCGGTGACGGTAATCGGATCCGGGCAGAGTGCAGCCGAGGTTTTTCTTGACGCGACCCGGCTCCAAGAAGAGGAAGGATTCTCGCTGAATTGGTTTACAAGGTCGGACGGATTCTTTCCGATGGAGTATTCCAAGCTTGGACTGGAGTATTTCTCACCGGACTATACGAACTTCTTTTATCACCTGCCCCAGGAGAGAAAGGACGAACTCTTGAAAGGTCAGGGCTTACTATACAAAGGAATCAGTGCAGGGACAATCGCTGATATTTATGATCTGCTCTATGAACGATCCATTGGAGGGGTAAGGCCCCCCATCCATCTTCAAGCGATGACAGAAATCACGGGAATAGGGCAGGCCGGTAGTCGGTACGTTCTGGAAGGCTTTCATCATGTGAAAAAGGAGGCATTCTTCATAGAGAGCGATGTCATCATCCTTGGTACAGGTTACAAACAGGCGGAACCATCCTTCTTATCTGCAATGGATCAGAGCATATGGCGAGATAGCCATGGGAGATTCGGAATTACGGAAGACTATCGGTTACGCTCCGCTTCGGGTGAGGCTACCGACATTTTCGTACAAAACGGTGAGTTGCATACCCATGGTGTGGGTGCACCGGACCTTGGCCTTGGAGCCCACCGGAATGCCATCATCATCAATCAGATCGTCGGTCGGGAGGTTTATCCGATCCGACAGAAAAATGTGTTCCAGTCGTTCGGCATAGGGGATCCATCAGGACAGGAAGATGGATCTCAGGAAACGATCAACTCATTTGAAAGGAAGGATCAGAAATGGACAATCATATGA